CGTCGACGGTCCGCACTCCCCCGACGTCCAGCCGCCCACGACGACTCAGCGCTTCGAGCGCGGTGCGCAGCGGCACCGCTCCCAGCCGGACGGCGACCTCATGGGCGAGCCCCGCTTGCTCCGCCGCCCCGGCGCGGTCGTCGCAGGCCAGCAGCGCCTCCGCCAGCCGCCAGCGGGACCGGGCCTCCTCGTAGACGTGCCCGAAGCCGAACGCCTCGACCGCGGCGCGCCACAGCTCGGTCGTCGCGTCCCCGCGCAATCGCGCTGTCTCGGCCTCCACCCGGGCCAACCACGCCGTCCCCTCGACGCCCATCTCGCCGACCTGCTCCCGGAAGCCCGCCACGGCAGACCGCGCGATGTCCACCAGCGGCTCCCCCGTCGCCGTCCACCGCCTGGCGGCGCCGGTATCGCCGAGCAGCCGCGCAGCCACCGCCGCGTCGGCCACCGGGTGCAGCGCCGAGGCGACCAGCCTGAGCACGCCCAGGTGGTCGGACTCCCAGAGCAGCTGCAGCCGGCGCGAGGTGTCAGTGGCGATCCTGACCGCGGCCTCTGCGTCCCCGGCCCACGCAGCCAGATCGATCTCCGCGGCGGCGGTCACGAGGGAGAGCAGCACGTGCGCGTTCAACCGCGGAATCAGTTCTCTCGCCCACGCCAGCCGCTGCTGCGCCTCGGCGTCTCCCCGCCCCACCTGCACGAGCAGGCCCGCAGCGCGGACGTGCGCTGCCATTTCCGGTACGCGGGCCAGCAGATCGGCCTCGGCCAGGCTCTCGTCCCAGTGCCCCAGCATGTAGAGCGCGGTCACCTGCAGGTGGCGTAGTTCCGCTGGGTAGAACGACCACTCCATACCGAGCTCTCGAGCGCGCGACGTAGCTCGCCGCGTCCAGTCCAGGGACTCCGCGATCCGCCCGTCCTCGAAGGCGAAGGTCGCGCGGTTGAACAGGACGCGCATCTCGACGTCCACGTCGCCCGACCGGCTGGCGCGCATCAGCGCCTCGTCCAGCCGGCGCTGCACCGCGGCCGCGTCCGTGTCCTGCCGTGAACGCACCTGGGACACCGCGGTATCGGACCAGGCGCTGTCCAGCCCCAGCGCGTCGGCGGCGGTCAGCGCCTCCTCGGCCGCCGCGTCGCCCTCGTCCACGAGCATCAGCGAGTAAGCCATCCGGGCGTGCGTGGCGGCCGCCCAGGTGCGCACCTCCGACGGCGGGTCAGCCGGTACCAGCGCCATGGCGGCGCTGCTCTCCCGGTGCGCCCCGGTGAGGTCCTCGACGCGCACCATGGCCTGGGCCAACGTGTAGTGCACCCGAGCTCGGGTGACCGGGTCGGCGTCGGTGCCGAGGAGGTCCAGCGCCGACCTCAGGAGCGCGACGGCACGGTGCAGCTCCCCCACCATCCGCGCGGCGGCCGCGGTCTCCAGCAGCAGAGCCACCTGGTCACGGCCGGCGCGCTCAGCGGCGTCAGGCACCGCCGACCACAGCGCCAGCACCGCCTCCAGGTACTGCAACTGCTCGGCGGGGGCGCCTACGCAGCAGGCCGCGGTCGCGGCCTCCAGGGAGGCGCTCAGGGCACCGGGGAGGTCGTTGCTCTCCCGCGCGTGGTGGGCCCGCTCCGCCGCCGTCCCGGCGCCCGGCTCCCGAGCCAGGTAGGTCGCGATGGCCGCGTGCAAGCGCACCCGCTCCCCCGGTAGCAGGTCGGCCAGGACCGCCTCCCGTAGCAGCGCGTGCCGGAAGCGGTAGCCGTCGTCGGAGACGACCAGCAGGTGGTGGTGCACGGCCTCGGCCAGCGCCTCCTCGAGCTCGCCGCCACCCAGTTCCCCGACGGCGGCCACCAGCTCGTGCCGCACGCGGCGGCCGGCGACCGCCGCGGTGCGCAGCACCTGCTGAGCGGCCGGTGAGCGCTGCTCCACCCGGGCCAGCAGGACGTCGGTCAGCCCCAGCGGCAGCGCCTCCCCGTGGAGACCGGCGGCCAGCAACTCCTCGGCGTAGAAGGCGTTGCCCTCCGCCCGCGCCACCACGTCCTCCACCGTGGACTCGGGCAGCGACCCGGCGCCGGCAGCCAGCCGGCGGACCAGGGTGCCCACCTCGGAGTCGGGCAGCGGCGCGAGTTCGAGGCGCTCCACCCCGGGCAGCCGCACCAGCTCGGCGAGCAGCGGGCGGAGCGGGTGACGGCGGTGCAGGTCGTCGGCGCGGTAGGAGGCCACCACCGCCACCGGCACGTCGACCAGACGGGCCAGCAGGTACCGCAGCAGGTCACGGCTGGACCTGTCGGCCCAGTGCACGTCCTCCAGGACGATCAACAGCGGGGTGCTCGAGGCCAGCTCGCAGATCAGCCCGGCCACGGATTCGAACAGCTGCAGCCGACCGTCGTCGACCGGCTGGGGGGCCGCCCGGTGCGGCAGCGGCCGGCTCAGGTCGCGGCCCTCGGTGACCGGCAGCACCGGGAGGGAGGACACGGGCTGCCCAGCCAGCAAGGCGGCGAGCACGGGGTTCGACGCCGCGGCGGGAACCAGCTCCGGGTCGGCCGCCACCGGGCGCAGCAGGTCGACGAACGGCAGGTACGGAAGTCCCACGTCACCGAGGTCGACGCAGTGCCCGAGCAGCACCCGGACCCCGCGCGCTGCCGCACGGGCGGTGAGTTCGTCGAGCAGGCGGGTCTTGCCGACCCCGGCGTCGCCGGCCAGGACGACGCTGCTCGTCCTCCCCGAGGCGGCCCGGTCGAGACGCGCCAGTAGATGGGCGAGCTCGGAGGCCCGTCCCACCATCGGCGCGTCGTCCCAACGTGGCACGACGTCGATCGTGGCACGGACCTCCGACAGGTCCGAGCCGGTTCCCACCATGAAGGAGCCGGTCAGCGTGAGCGCCGGCGGTTGCGGAACCACGAGCCGCGCGGGGTGCGCGTCCCGCGGCCGGACGCCATCAGCACCTCCCGCCGGTACGCGAGCTCGGCGTCGAGCGCCGGATTGCCGTAGTGGAGCGTCATGGTCGTGCCTTCCGTCGTCCCTGGTGTGGATGACGGCAACGTTCGCCCTGAGGGGTGCCCGCCGGCATCGGTCGATCACGCATGACCTGAGGCCCTACGACGGCGGCAGACCGTCTGAGGCCCTCAGACCGAGGACCTGTGGGCCTCAGGACGGCGGTGCTGGTCCAGGCGCTCCCGGTGGACCTCGCGCAGCGCCGCCCGACCCCGCTCCAGGACGGCACGCTCGAACCGCAGGTCGGCCTGGCCGCCGTCCAGGAGCAGGCTGGTGAGGGTGTTGCCGTAGACGGGACCGGTCGTCACCTGCCACTCGGCCTCGGGGGACGGCAGGCGCACCGAGCGGGCCAGCCCTCGGCCGATCAGTCGCGCGAACGGCGTCGAGCTGAATCGGAAGGCGCGCTGGAGCCGCCGCGGGAACGCGTTGCGCAAGGGCGAGCTGACCACCTGCACGACGGCGCTGCGGACCTCGCGGGCGGACGGATAACGAATTGAGGCCACGTAGGAGTGGTGCACGTCGCCGGAGAGCACCAGCACGCTGGCCGGCGCCGTCCCCCGCCGGCCGGCGCCCACCTCGGCCAGCCGGTGCGCGAGCCGATCGAAGGAGCTCCGGAAGGCTGCCCAGTGCTCCAGGTCCAGCGCCTGCCGGATCCGCTCGCCCCACTGCGCCGCCCGGCGGCCCCAGGCCCCGCCGCACACCGCCTCGCTCCAGCTCTCCAGGTCGTGCACGGCACGCTCCATGAACACCGGCAGCGAGCTGGCGACGAGCAGGTGAGTGCAGTCGCCCCGCAGTTGCCCCTCGACGCCTTGCCATTCCGGCTCGCTGAGCATGCTCCGCCGGCCCTGCTCGAGGACCCGGCCCGACCGGGTGTCCACCACCACGAGGCGGGTGGTGCCGAGGTCGCGCACGTAGCTCCACCACGACAGCTTGCGGCCGTCGACCTCGTCGTCGGCCCGCCGCGCCCGATCGCGCAGTGGACCCCCGCGGGCACCGGGAGCCTGCAGCGCCGGCAGCAGCCCGTCCTCGGCCAGTTCGGCCGGCGAGACGTTGCCGAGGTGCTGGTAGACCCAGTACGACATGTAGGCGCCGGTGATCCGCTCCGACCACCACGGCAGCCGCTGGATCTGGTGCCGCCACGCCTCCGAGGTGTTCCAGTCGTCGTGGACGTCGTGGTCGTCGAAGACCATGGCCGTGGGCACCGTGGACAGCAACCAACGCACGTCGGCGTCCGACCACGAGTCCCGGTAGAGCCAGGTGTACTCCTCGAAGTCGGCCACGCCGTGCCGCGGCTCGCTCTCGGGGCCGCGGCGCTCCACCTGCCACTCGCGGACGCGCGGCGCCAGCCCCTCGTCCGCGTACACCTGATCTCCCAGCATGAGGAGCAGGTCGGGCAACGGGCGCTCGCCGCGGGCACAGGACACCGACAGGGCGCGGAGGGCATCCACGCCCACCCCGCGCACGTCCCGCTCCGGCTCCAGGTCCCACGGCTCCCGGTGCGGACGGTCCACGCGGCAGGAGCCGAGGACCACGTGCAGGTCCCCGGACGGCGGCGTCGTCCGCAGGCGGCTCGGCGGCCGCTGCGCACCGGCGGCAGGCCAGACGACACGGCCGTCGAGAGCCACCGTGTAGGGCAGGTCCGTGCCGGGCGCCAACCCCTCGATGACGACCAGTGCGTAGTGGTGTCCCTCCACCTCGAAGGTGTGGTCCCGGCAGGTCATCGGCCCGGCCCGGACCTCGACCTCGCACGAACCCGTGGCCTCCAGCCAGAGTGTCACCGCCGTCGCGTCGGCGTATCGGGGCATCGGCCCCAGGACGAGGTCGACGCCGTCCCGGACCGGGGTCTCCCACGAGGCTCTCTCCACCGGCATCGTGCTACCCGGCGATCCGTTGACGAAGGCGGGACCCCGCGAGGGTCATCGCTCACCTCCGGGGTCGGGGCCGCCCGTCAGGATCGGCATGGCGTCCCCGCACCTACCCGCAACCGGCGGATCAACCCGGTCCTGTCGGACCGATCACGCAGCAGGCACGGCACTCTTTCAGGGGACACCACCCGGACCCTCCGGTTCGCGACGCGGTCGCCGGGGAACCCGGGGTGCGCGGCGACCGCCGCCGGTCCGCTCTGCCGTGAGTCTGCGCGCACGCGGATCGCGACGAAGGGAGTCAGCATGCGGCTCGGAACCGCGATCGTCCTGCTCGCACTGGGCGCGATCCTCACGTTCGCCGTGCGGGTCGACCTCAGCGGCGTCGACCTGCAGATCGTCGGCTGGATCTTGATGGCGGTCGGCGCGCTCGGCATCGTGGTGGAGCTCGCCGTGTGGGGTCCCCGCCGGCGACAGGTCACCCGGACCGACGCCTACGGGGCGCCCGGCGACGGCGCGCCCCGGCGCACCACGACGGAGGAGACCTACTGACCGCCGTCCGGACATGACGAGAGCCCCCACCCGGCTGGGCGGGGGCTCTCGTGCGTTCGGGGTCCGGACCGGATGACGGCCGCCTCGCGGCGAGATGCACAACGCGGCTCCAGCCCCCGACCGAGGCCGGGGCGGTAGTCCGTGAAGGCGTAACCAAATGGCACCCGGGGGCACGTGGCACCCGGCCCGGACGGCTTCGACGCTACCCCCGAACGCCGGATCTTGTCGTGCCGAGTGGGACCCGGAGGGTTCCGCGCAGGCGCGACGCAGCGGCTCCATGCAGGTCGGGACGGCACCTGGCCGCGGTGCGCTCCGGAGGAGCGCAGTGTCATGGACCCGGAGGGTTCCGCGCAGGCGCGACGCAGCGGCTCCATGCAGGTCGGGACGGCACCTGGCCGCGGTGCGCTCCGGAGGAGCGCAGTGTCATGGACCCGGAGGGTTCCGCGCAGGCGCGACGCAGCGGCTCCATGCAGGTCGGGACGGCACTTGGCCGCGGTGCGCTCCGGAGGAGCGCGACCTAATTGAAGCCGCGGTCGTCCTGCTTCAGCGCGGTGTCCACGGTCAGGGCCGAGGCGATCACCATGCTGGCCAGCGGTTCCGGCAGCCGGTAGTGCACCAGGACGACGTAGCGGTCGGCGGTGGTGAACATCGTCCGGGCCAGGCCCTCCCACTTCTTCGTGATGCGGGCGACCTCCACCCCGGCAGCGTCGATGATCGCGAAGTCCCAGGCACGCCAGTTCTCGGCCTGGATCGCACCGACCACCGCCCCGTTCGCCACCAGGTCGAAGCGGATCTTCCCGAACACGTTGGCCTGGACGATCTCGCCGATCCGGGCGCCGTCCGGGCGCTGCACGACGACCCGCGACTTCATGAGCTTCGCCGGTCGGGTCAGCACGAGCACCGGCCCACGAGCGTCGCGGACCTCGAGCGTGTGGGTGAGGAACTGGTCGAGGTTGGAGACGAACCGGACGGCCTTCTTGAGGCCGCTCTGCCCCACCTGGACGACGGCGCCGATCTGCTGGCCCTGTCCGTCGAGGACGGCGTACTCGTTGGTGAGCTCGATCAGCTTGGTCTTCTGGCTGACCAGCAGCACCGGTTGCTCGTAGAGCGACGGACCGCTGCCGTACCCGGTCGGCGGCGCGGGTGGTGGCGGTGCGGCGTGCTGGACGTGGTCGGTCCATCCCTGGCCGTCCCACCATCGGGTCCCGCCCCCACCGGCGGGGTCGGGGTACCAGCCGGGCGGCGGAGGAGGCTGCGTCACGGCGGTCAAGCTAACGCCCGCGACGGGTCCCGGCCGAGACGGACGGCCCGGCGGCGCGTGCCAGACTCCGGCCATGACTCTGGCCACGTCCCCTGGCAGGGCCCACCTGAGCGACGTCGAGGCCCGCGTCGTCGATGCCGTGGACGAGCAGTGGGTGGTCGACCGGCTCTCCGCGATGGTCGCCGTTCCCTCCGTCGGCGGCACCGCCGCCGAGAGCGAGGTCCAGCACCAGCTGGCCGGCTGGCTCGACGAGCTCGGCTGCGACGTCGACACCTGGCAGATCGACCTCGCCGAGGCGGCCGGCACCGCGGACGCCCCCGGCCAGGAGGTCGAGCGGACCGAGGCGTGGGGCGTCGTCGGCACGGCGCCCGCGGCCGAGGGGGGCGTTCCCGCCCTGGTCCTCTCCGGTCACACCGACGTCGTCCCGCCCGGCGACCGCGCCCGCTGGGACGGCGACCCGTTCGTGCCCCGCATCCTCGGTGGCGACATGCACGGCCGCGGCGCCTGCGACATGAAGGCCGGCGTCATCTCCTCCCTTGCCGCGCTCGCCGCCGTCCGGACGGCGGGCGTGCGCCTGGTGCGGCCGGTGGCCCTGCACGGGGTGATCGGCGAGGAGGACGGCGGCCTGGGGGCCTGGGCGACGCTGCGCCGGGGGCACCTCGGTGACGTGTGCGTCATCCCTGAGCCGACCGCCGGTGCGGTGGTGACCGCCAACGCCGGGGCGCTCACCTTCCGGCTCGAGGTCGAGGGCCACGCCGCGCACGCCGCCATGCGGGACCGCGGCGTGAGTGCGGTGGAGAAGTTCGCTCATCTGCACGCCGGTCTGCGGGAGTTCGAGGCCGAGCGCCAGCAGGACGCCGACCCCCGCTTCACGAGCACGAGCTACCCCTACGGGCTCTCCATAGGGCGTGTGCAGGCCGGCGACTGGGCGAGCTCGGTCCCCGACCGGCTCGTGGCCGAGGGCCGCTACGGCGTCCGGCTGGGCGAGCCGGTGCCCGTCGCGCAGCAGGCGTTCGAGGCCCGGGTCGCCGCCATCTGCGCCGGTGACCCGTGGCTGGCCGAGCACCCGGTGCGGGTCACCTGGACCGGCGGCGCCTTCGCCAGCGGTCAGCTGCCCGCGGGGCATCCGCTGCTGCCGGCCGTGCAGTCCGCGGTCGCCGACGCGGGGGGCGGGTCGACGGAGGAGCGCGCGATCGCCGCCGGCAGCGATCTGCGGCAGTACGTGGCCGCCGGGATCCCGACGCTGCACTACGGCCCGGGCGACCTGAACCTGGCGCACGGACCGCTGGAGAAGGTGCCGCTGGCCGAGGTGGTCACCGCCGCCCGTGCGTTCGCACTGCTCACGGTGCGGCTCTGCGGGGTCCGGTGAGCGGGCTCGTCGGGTTCGACGCCTGGGCCGGGCTGGCCGGCGACTCCGGCACGTCGCGGACCGAGTGGGCGGCCCTGGTCGCCGCCTGGAGCGAGCCGCACCGGCGCTATCACGACCTCGCCCACCTGGCCGCCGTCCTCGGATTGGTCGGTGAGCTCGGCGAGAGCGCCGACCCGGACGCCGTCCGGCTGGCGGCCTGGTACCACGACGTCGTCTACGACCCGGAGCGCGCCGACAACGAGGACGTCAGCGCGCAGCGCGCCCGGGCCGGGCTCCGGGGCCTCGTGCCGGAGGAACGCCTGACCGAGGTCGAGCGCCTGGTGCTCCTGACCGCCGGGCACGACCCCGAGCCGGGTGACGCGAACGGCGCGGTGCTCTGCGATGCCGATCTGGCCGTCCTGGCCTCCGTGCCTTCGGCCTACGCCGCCTACGCCTCGGCGATCCGCGCGGAGTACGCGCACCTCTCCGACGAGGAGTTCACCGCCGGGCGGGCCTCCGTCCTGGAGCATCTGCTCTCGCTGGAGTCGCTGTACCGCACCCCGGTGGCACAGCCGTGGACGGCGACCGCACGCGCCAACCTGAGCGCCGAACTCGTGCTGCTCAGGCGCCGAACCGCGGCTTCTTGACACGCAGCCCCGCGGCCATCAGCCGGGCGAGGAGCTCCCGCGCCCCCACCGGCTGCGCGCCGGCCGCGACGGCGATGTCGTAGAGGTCCTCGGGGACGTCGTAGTGGTCGCCCTGGAACGCCCGCCGTGGGATGCCGAGCTCGGTCTCGACGAAAACGTGCAGCTCGTCGTAGGAGACGTCGCTGACCAGGTGCGACCAGAGCCGGCCCCGCCACGGCCACACGGGGGTGTCGATCAGGACGGCCACGGAACGCAGTCTGCCCGCCACGGCTAGTACCGCGGCCGGCAACGTTCGCCTCGTCGTCGTGTCGGTGGTGTGGGGCAGCGTGCGGGCGTACCTCGTCGTCGGGAGTCGTCCGCGCCGCCGGTGGTGTACCGGACGGCGCGGGTGGCGCTGCGGGTGACGGTCGGTCAGCGGCGGCGGTTGTTCGGGTTGCTGCGGTCGGGTGGGGATGTGTGGGCGGCGGTGCTGCTGCTCAACCGCTGGCGCCGGCAGCGTGGTGACCGGCCGATCGTGGGCTATCAGGAGCTGTGCCGGGAGCTGGCCGCCGCCGGGGAGGGCACCTTCGGTGAACTGTCGAGTGTGGGCGCCCGGTCGGTGCTGCGGGCTTACTCGGATGCGTGGATGAGCGCGGCCCGACGCCGTCGGGCCGGCGACGAGACGGCGCGGTTTCCGCGG
The DNA window shown above is from Blastococcus colisei and carries:
- a CDS encoding phospholipid scramblase-related protein, whose translation is MTQPPPPPGWYPDPAGGGGTRWWDGQGWTDHVQHAAPPPPAPPTGYGSGPSLYEQPVLLVSQKTKLIELTNEYAVLDGQGQQIGAVVQVGQSGLKKAVRFVSNLDQFLTHTLEVRDARGPVLVLTRPAKLMKSRVVVQRPDGARIGEIVQANVFGKIRFDLVANGAVVGAIQAENWRAWDFAIIDAAGVEVARITKKWEGLARTMFTTADRYVVLVHYRLPEPLASMVIASALTVDTALKQDDRGFN
- a CDS encoding DUF6458 family protein, producing MRLGTAIVLLALGAILTFAVRVDLSGVDLQIVGWILMAVGALGIVVELAVWGPRRRQVTRTDAYGAPGDGAPRRTTTEETY
- a CDS encoding helix-turn-helix transcriptional regulator yields the protein MVPQPPALTLTGSFMVGTGSDLSEVRATIDVVPRWDDAPMVGRASELAHLLARLDRAASGRTSSVVLAGDAGVGKTRLLDELTARAAARGVRVLLGHCVDLGDVGLPYLPFVDLLRPVAADPELVPAAASNPVLAALLAGQPVSSLPVLPVTEGRDLSRPLPHRAAPQPVDDGRLQLFESVAGLICELASSTPLLIVLEDVHWADRSSRDLLRYLLARLVDVPVAVVASYRADDLHRRHPLRPLLAELVRLPGVERLELAPLPDSEVGTLVRRLAAGAGSLPESTVEDVVARAEGNAFYAEELLAAGLHGEALPLGLTDVLLARVEQRSPAAQQVLRTAAVAGRRVRHELVAAVGELGGGELEEALAEAVHHHLLVVSDDGYRFRHALLREAVLADLLPGERVRLHAAIATYLAREPGAGTAAERAHHARESNDLPGALSASLEAATAACCVGAPAEQLQYLEAVLALWSAVPDAAERAGRDQVALLLETAAAARMVGELHRAVALLRSALDLLGTDADPVTRARVHYTLAQAMVRVEDLTGAHRESSAAMALVPADPPSEVRTWAAATHARMAYSLMLVDEGDAAAEEALTAADALGLDSAWSDTAVSQVRSRQDTDAAAVQRRLDEALMRASRSGDVDVEMRVLFNRATFAFEDGRIAESLDWTRRATSRARELGMEWSFYPAELRHLQVTALYMLGHWDESLAEADLLARVPEMAAHVRAAGLLVQVGRGDAEAQQRLAWARELIPRLNAHVLLSLVTAAAEIDLAAWAGDAEAAVRIATDTSRRLQLLWESDHLGVLRLVASALHPVADAAVAARLLGDTGAARRWTATGEPLVDIARSAVAGFREQVGEMGVEGTAWLARVEAETARLRGDATTELWRAAVEAFGFGHVYEEARSRWRLAEALLACDDRAGAAEQAGLAHEVAVRLGAVPLRTALEALSRRGRLDVGGVRTVDVSAVMTPREAEVLRLLAQGRTNRQIGAELYISEKTASVHVSNILAKLGANGRTEAVAIAAQRGMLV
- a CDS encoding HD domain-containing protein is translated as MSGLVGFDAWAGLAGDSGTSRTEWAALVAAWSEPHRRYHDLAHLAAVLGLVGELGESADPDAVRLAAWYHDVVYDPERADNEDVSAQRARAGLRGLVPEERLTEVERLVLLTAGHDPEPGDANGAVLCDADLAVLASVPSAYAAYASAIRAEYAHLSDEEFTAGRASVLEHLLSLESLYRTPVAQPWTATARANLSAELVLLRRRTAAS
- a CDS encoding alkaline phosphatase D family protein — its product is MERASWETPVRDGVDLVLGPMPRYADATAVTLWLEATGSCEVEVRAGPMTCRDHTFEVEGHHYALVVIEGLAPGTDLPYTVALDGRVVWPAAGAQRPPSRLRTTPPSGDLHVVLGSCRVDRPHREPWDLEPERDVRGVGVDALRALSVSCARGERPLPDLLLMLGDQVYADEGLAPRVREWQVERRGPESEPRHGVADFEEYTWLYRDSWSDADVRWLLSTVPTAMVFDDHDVHDDWNTSEAWRHQIQRLPWWSERITGAYMSYWVYQHLGNVSPAELAEDGLLPALQAPGARGGPLRDRARRADDEVDGRKLSWWSYVRDLGTTRLVVVDTRSGRVLEQGRRSMLSEPEWQGVEGQLRGDCTHLLVASSLPVFMERAVHDLESWSEAVCGGAWGRRAAQWGERIRQALDLEHWAAFRSSFDRLAHRLAEVGAGRRGTAPASVLVLSGDVHHSYVASIRYPSAREVRSAVVQVVSSPLRNAFPRRLQRAFRFSSTPFARLIGRGLARSVRLPSPEAEWQVTTGPVYGNTLTSLLLDGGQADLRFERAVLERGRAALREVHRERLDQHRRPEAHRSSV
- a CDS encoding DUF4031 domain-containing protein encodes the protein MAVLIDTPVWPWRGRLWSHLVSDVSYDELHVFVETELGIPRRAFQGDHYDVPEDLYDIAVAAGAQPVGARELLARLMAAGLRVKKPRFGA
- a CDS encoding ArgE/DapE family deacylase, which encodes MTLATSPGRAHLSDVEARVVDAVDEQWVVDRLSAMVAVPSVGGTAAESEVQHQLAGWLDELGCDVDTWQIDLAEAAGTADAPGQEVERTEAWGVVGTAPAAEGGVPALVLSGHTDVVPPGDRARWDGDPFVPRILGGDMHGRGACDMKAGVISSLAALAAVRTAGVRLVRPVALHGVIGEEDGGLGAWATLRRGHLGDVCVIPEPTAGAVVTANAGALTFRLEVEGHAAHAAMRDRGVSAVEKFAHLHAGLREFEAERQQDADPRFTSTSYPYGLSIGRVQAGDWASSVPDRLVAEGRYGVRLGEPVPVAQQAFEARVAAICAGDPWLAEHPVRVTWTGGAFASGQLPAGHPLLPAVQSAVADAGGGSTEERAIAAGSDLRQYVAAGIPTLHYGPGDLNLAHGPLEKVPLAEVVTAARAFALLTVRLCGVR